In Dyadobacter sp. NIV53, a single window of DNA contains:
- a CDS encoding NAD(P)H-quinone oxidoreductase, producing MAQYRGTGIDSNQMNAVVITRPGAPEVLQLQKRLRPQPKENEVLIRIYAAGVNRPDVFQRKGSYPPPPGVSRDIPGLEIAGIIEKCGVAVTNLKKGDAVCALLSGGGYAEFAAVNAGQCLPIPHGFDFIQAASLPETVFTVWHNVFQRGGLKENEHFLVHGGGSGIGITAIQLAKAFGAKVFATAGTDEKCAECVVIGADRCINYKNQDFEYELKNEGVDVILDMIGGDYISKNVRLLREDGRLVFINTMKGSKQKPGDELDFGLVMKKRLTISGSMLRSRDAHFKQILTQDICRHVWPVLEEGKFKPVVFTQFPMCEASLAHQLMESSEHFGKIILTNTW from the coding sequence ATGGCTCAATACCGAGGAACCGGAATCGATAGTAACCAAATGAATGCAGTTGTAATTACCCGGCCCGGTGCTCCCGAAGTATTGCAGTTACAAAAAAGGCTGCGGCCTCAGCCAAAAGAAAACGAAGTGCTGATCAGGATTTATGCGGCAGGAGTGAACCGGCCGGATGTGTTTCAGCGTAAGGGATCTTATCCGCCGCCGCCTGGTGTGTCCAGAGATATTCCCGGATTGGAAATTGCCGGAATCATCGAAAAATGCGGAGTTGCCGTTACCAACCTGAAAAAGGGAGATGCGGTTTGTGCACTTTTGTCTGGAGGCGGTTATGCTGAATTTGCAGCAGTAAATGCGGGACAATGCCTTCCTATCCCGCATGGTTTTGACTTTATTCAGGCTGCATCACTGCCTGAAACCGTATTCACTGTTTGGCATAATGTATTTCAACGGGGTGGTTTGAAAGAAAATGAGCACTTTCTTGTGCACGGAGGCGGAAGTGGGATTGGAATTACGGCCATCCAGCTTGCGAAAGCATTTGGTGCCAAAGTATTTGCTACGGCCGGAACTGATGAAAAGTGTGCCGAATGCGTAGTAATTGGTGCTGACCGATGTATCAATTACAAAAATCAAGACTTTGAATATGAGCTGAAAAATGAAGGAGTTGATGTAATTCTGGATATGATCGGTGGTGATTATATATCAAAAAATGTAAGGTTGCTTCGGGAAGATGGAAGGCTAGTCTTCATCAATACGATGAAAGGCAGTAAGCAAAAACCGGGTGATGAACTTGATTTTGGTTTAGTGATGAAAAAAAGGCTGACTATTTCGGGCAGTATGCTGCGTAGCCGGGATGCTCATTTTAAACAAATATTAACGCAGGATATTTGCCGGCATGTTTGGCCGGTATTGGAAGAAGGGAAGTTTAAACCAGTCGTTTTTACACAATTCCCGATGTGTGAAGCCAGTTTGGCACATCAGTTAATGGAAAGCAGCGAACATTTCGGAAAGATTATATTAACTAACACATGGTAA